One window of Gemmatimonadaceae bacterium genomic DNA carries:
- a CDS encoding IS630 family transposase (programmed frameshift) — protein sequence MAAYSQDLRDRVLRALDRGDGVTATARRFEVSVRWVDEVKRRHRVHGERESRPVGGYRRSRVAGLEPQLRAWIKAEADLTLAQLCERLADQGVTIQPSALWHQLDHWKLTIKKTLHASEQERDDVQAARRAWIETQPALDIATLVFLDETGTSTNMTRARGRAPQGERCIAAVPHGHWKATTFIAGLRYNDITAPMVLDGPMDGPAFLAYVQQCLGPTLKPGDLVIADNLSCHKVAGVQEAIEARGATLRYLPPYLPPYSPDLNPIEQVFAKLKALLRKAAKRTVDSLWEEIGRLLSAFTPAECQNYFASSGYNA from the exons ATGGCGGCGTATTCGCAAGATTTGCGTGATCGGGTGCTCCGAGCGTTGGATCGCGGGGACGGGGTGACGGCCACGGCGCGGCGCTTTGAAGTCAGCGTGCGGTGGGTGGATGAGGTGAAACGCCGGCATCGGGTGCACGGCGAACGCGAGAGTCGGCCGGTCGGCGGGTATCGGCGGTCCCGAGTGGCGGGCTTGGAGCCGCAGCTTCGGGCGTGGATCAAGGCGGAGGCGGATCTGACGTTGGCGCAACTCTGCGAGCGGCTGGCGGACCAGGGCGTGACGATTCAGCCGTCCGCGCTGTGGCATCAGCTCGATCACTGGAAGCTCACC ATAAAAAAAACTCTACACGCCAGCGAGCAAGAGCGCGACGACGTGCAGGCGGCGCGGCGCGCCTGGATTGAGACGCAGCCCGCGCTGGACATCGCGACGCTGGTCTTCTTGGATGAGACCGGCACCAGCACGAACATGACGCGCGCCCGGGGGCGGGCTCCCCAAGGCGAACGCTGTATCGCCGCCGTCCCGCACGGACACTGGAAGGCTACGACGTTCATTGCCGGCCTGCGCTACAACGACATCACCGCGCCGATGGTGCTGGACGGGCCAATGGATGGGCCGGCCTTTCTGGCCTATGTGCAGCAATGCTTGGGGCCGACACTGAAGCCGGGCGACCTCGTCATCGCCGACAATCTGTCCTGCCACAAGGTGGCCGGGGTTCAGGAGGCCATCGAGGCACGGGGCGCCACGCTGCGCTACTTGCCGCCCTACTTGCCGCCCTACTCCCCGGATTTGAATCCCATCGAGCAAGTGTTCGCCAAACTCAAAGCCCTGCTGCGCAAGGCGGCCAAGCGCACGGTCGATTCACTCTGGGAGGAAATCGGACGACTCCTCAGCGCCTTCACGCCCGCTGAATGTCAGAACTACTTCGCCTCCTCAGGATACAACGCATGA
- a CDS encoding response regulator → MRTRIAALSPGRKIRQIMIVSTDVTARRNAEAARVYLEAQLQQAQKMESVGRLAGGVAHDYNNMQAVILGYAELALLRADAPPPLRQDLTEIHKAATRSAQITQQLLTFARKQVIQPQVLDINATAAHSLTMLRRLIGAQVQFIWTPAGDLWPVIMDAGQVDQILTNLCLNARDAIGGAGTLVIATANRVVDATQCAVLRETAPEAVPGDFVQLTVTDSGGGMSRDMMAQVFEPFYTTKGVGEGTGLGLASVYGAVKQSGGFIAVASVLGEGTTFSVYLPRCTAALAVSRAPDPAAPHLRGQETILVVEDEPAVRRMTVQALELQGYTVLAADHPRDAILLAQEHGDAIALLLTDVQMPEMSGYDLVVALRSSHPYLKHLFMSGYPSGHPVHGRAGEGQPEDADRFIAKPFSLATLTAKVREALDGA, encoded by the coding sequence ATGCGCACGCGCATCGCTGCGCTGAGCCCGGGCCGCAAGATTCGTCAGATCATGATTGTCTCCACCGACGTTACCGCACGCAGGAACGCGGAGGCAGCAAGGGTCTATCTCGAGGCGCAACTGCAGCAGGCCCAGAAGATGGAGTCCGTGGGCCGCCTGGCGGGCGGCGTGGCCCATGACTACAACAACATGCAGGCGGTGATCCTCGGCTACGCCGAGCTGGCCCTGTTGCGCGCGGACGCGCCGCCGCCGCTCCGCCAGGACTTGACGGAGATTCACAAGGCGGCCACGCGATCCGCCCAGATCACGCAGCAGCTCCTCACCTTCGCGCGCAAGCAAGTCATTCAGCCGCAGGTGCTTGACATCAACGCCACCGCGGCGCACTCGCTCACGATGCTGCGGCGGCTGATCGGCGCGCAGGTGCAGTTCATCTGGACACCGGCCGGCGACCTGTGGCCGGTCATCATGGACGCCGGCCAGGTGGATCAGATCCTGACCAACCTCTGCCTCAACGCGCGCGATGCCATCGGGGGCGCGGGAACGCTGGTCATCGCCACCGCGAACCGCGTGGTGGATGCGACGCAGTGCGCGGTGCTGCGCGAGACGGCCCCCGAAGCGGTGCCGGGGGATTTCGTCCAGCTCACCGTCACCGACAGCGGCGGCGGCATGAGCCGTGACATGATGGCGCAAGTCTTTGAGCCGTTCTACACGACCAAGGGCGTCGGCGAAGGCACCGGCCTTGGGCTGGCTTCGGTGTACGGTGCCGTCAAGCAGAGTGGTGGTTTCATTGCGGTGGCGAGTGTGCTGGGTGAAGGCACGACGTTCAGCGTCTATCTCCCCCGGTGCACGGCGGCCTTGGCGGTGTCACGGGCGCCGGACCCGGCCGCACCCCATTTGCGGGGCCAGGAGACCATTCTGGTGGTGGAGGACGAACCTGCGGTGCGTCGCATGACCGTCCAGGCGCTCGAGCTGCAGGGCTACACCGTGCTCGCGGCCGACCACCCGCGCGACGCGATTCTCCTGGCGCAGGAGCATGGCGACGCCATTGCGCTATTGCTGACCGACGTGCAGATGCCCGAGATGAGTGGCTACGATCTGGTCGTGGCGCTGCGGTCGTCCCACCCGTACCTCAAGCATCTCTTCATGTCCGGGTACCCCTCCGGGCACCCGGTGCACGGCCGCGCGGGAGAGGGCCAGCCAGAGGACGCGGACCGCTTCATCGCGAAACCGTTCAGCCTGGCGACACTGACCGCCAAGGTGCGCGAGGCGCTGGACGGGGCGTAG